One candidate division Zixibacteria bacterium HGW-Zixibacteria-1 genomic window, CGGCTGGCCGTTATAATCGGGGGGAAGATAAAGGAAAGCCGGGATTTCGAGACCATCGAAAGATTTATATTTGATCAAGATCGGATCGGCGAAATACCTGCTGTCGATTCCGGCCTGGGTGGAATAGGTCAGTTTGCGGAGTTCCGGCATTTTCCAGTCCCAGAGCCAGCATTCGGGCGCGCGGGTCGGGCTGTTGAACTGGAAAACGACCCGGCCGTCATTGTCGAGATAAGGCGACATGACGATCCCATTCAGCGGCGGAAGGGGAAGGGGCAGCTTCTTTTCCATATCCCGGATTTTTATATTAGAGTAACCTTCCTCGTTGACCAGCCAGGCGGCGTAACGGCGATTTTTCGAAAATTTGATTTCATCGACGGTCCATTTCGAGTCCGGCTCAAGAAAACTGATGGCGCCGGTTTCAGTATCAAGCGAAGCGACTTTCATGATCCCTTGCTTATTCTTATTGGTGATCATGTAGATAGTCTTATTATCAGGCATAATTGAGGCGTAATCATAACCGTATTCTTCGCCGGGGGCGGTTATCTGACGGTACTCGCCCGTTTCCAGATCGAGTAAAAACAAGTCGATGGCGATATTGGTCCGGGCATTGTAGGTGACCATGTAGCGGCCGTCCAGTGAAATATCCAATATTCCGTTGGCGCCCGGCATGTCGAGAATTTTGGTTCTTTCATTAGTAACCAGATCATGAAAATACAGCATAAAATCGCGCGAATTTTCCAGATTGGCGCGATAGTAGATGCCGCTATTATCGTCTTTCCAGAATACCGTGCCAAAGCGGACTTTCGACTCAAAGGTGACCTGGCTGACCTCGCCGGACCGGATATCGACCAGGAAAAGCTGGTAATCTTCCGAGCCACCGGCCGAGGAGTTGACAATAGTATGGGAGCCGTCGGGGGAGAGGGCAAAGGCATTGATGCCGTCATCAAAGACGGTCAATTGATAGGGCCAGCCTTTATCATTTAATATATAAAGCTGATCCACGCCGGTCATCGAGGACAGGAATAAAATATCACCGGTCGATGAAAAAACGGGATTTCCGGTATAACCGATTTTCATAAAGGTCCCGATATCCGGTATCTTATTAGGGATCCCGTAATTAATCTGGGCGGCGGCCACGCCCGCAAATAAGAAGAAAACCAATATTGAAAATATGGTGACGGATTTCCTGATGAAATTGAAATAAGACATTTTTCCTCCAAAAAAATTTGGTGTCATCATTCCCAATATATGAAAAAAATCCGGATAATGACACCGTAAAAAAACCGGCAATGTTATTTGGAGGTTATAGCATGCCGTTTCTTCTTATTTTAATAAATGGTAAACTTGTAATTTCCCTCCGCTTCTTCAACCGGTTCGGTCAGGACAATCGTTTCTTCTTCGCTGTGAACTCTCCGGTAGAAATCGCAATGGATACATGACTCCCGTTTGTGGCGGCAAATGAAGGGATCTTTTCCGGACACCTTGTTCATTACCATCCAACAGGCACGGCCGGCCCCGCGGCCGCCGTTGGCGCCGTCAAATTTCATCATTTGCGGCACCGGACAGGCGCCATGAATCTCAGAGAAAATGCCCCCCGGCTCCATGCCGCAGTTTCGATATTCCCAGCAATTCAATTTACGGCTCATTCCCTCTTACCTGTTTGCTTCCTCAATTAATCTCAACACCGGTTCAAAACGGCCGGACGACTTAAACGCGGCCAGCTCGGCCGGGTTGGCCACCATTTTGAATTCGGCATACATCTTTTTCATATTATCGAAATCATCCCGAGCCAGATAATTAAGCATCATGTACTGATAGAGAAAAGGATCGGAGTTGTTGACTTCATAGGCTTTCTTGAAAAATTTATCGGCTTTCTTATTGTCGCCCAACTTGAATTGGCAGACCCCGGCCCCATAGAGCGCCGGATAAAATTTCTTGTCGATGTCGAGGGCGGTTTCATAATTCTTGAGGCTGGGGCGGAAGTCGCCCTGGTCGAGACGAACCCCGGCCCGCCCGGTAATGGCGTTTATATTGTCGGGCGAATAGCCCAGCGCAATCGAAAAGGCATCGGCGGCCTGGGTCAGCCGATTGCTCATTCGGTAAATTTCGCCGGCGCGGATATAATCACCAGCCGCTTTGGCGGCTTCGCCTTTATTAGCATAAACTTTGCCCCGTTCGACCCAGGCATCGGCCAGTCCGGGCGACAATGCAAGGGCCTTATCGAAATCTTCCAGGGCTAGATCGAGTTTGCTTTTTGCGGCGGCATCGCGCCCAAGGTTAAGATAGTCCGCGGCAGAAAGTTGTGGTCCCGAATTATCATCACTTAATCTGTTGAGATCAGCTTTGATAGTGAGGGTCTTGTCGGCCTTGACATCGACGACCTCGGTATATTTGCTGTAGCCCGATTTTTCAACCGTAACAGTATGATTGCCTGAGGATATTTTTGAATAAGTGTTGTTGCCGGCGCCCAGAACTTTGCCGTCCAGTGCAAAACGGGCTCCATCAACATTGGCTTCGAGTTTCAATTTACCATAGCCGGACTTATTAGTGGCCGTATTTTGAGAGGCGGTGCTATTAGAAGAAGAACTTTTTACCGGTTGGCCTTTTGTCGAACCGGTCACCGCCGATTCAACGTTTTTTTTTTCGGCCATGGCCATCGGCTCAAGGTCATTGAAAGTCATCAGAGTGGTCTGACCGGCGGTGATCGTTGAATTCCCCCGCCCGATATACTCGTTTCCAAGCTCATAGACTATTTCATATGTCCCGGTCGGAATCATATCGAAGCGGAAGAATCCCTGGGCATTGGTTGTGGTAGTTTTATTCAAAGGAAGAAGAGTTACCCTGGCACCTTCAAGAAAGGGCTGCCCGTTTTTATTCAGGACCATGCCGACCATGGAGCCGTCGCCGGACAAGGGAGAATTGGTGAATTGCAGGGCTACGACAATCAGGATAATTGCCACAAGCGCGGCAAAAATACCGATCGCGGCTTTTCTGCCCAATGTCTTGGTTCGGAGGAGATATTGTTTATTGTTGATAGTCAACTCATCGCCGTCATGCATAAATGGATTCCCGACGACCTGAATGATATTTTTTCTGTAATAGGCAACGCCACGTATTTTTTGACCCGATTTGGGAATACTGACCGGCTTGGTCGGATCCGGGGCGGGCCGGACCGTTCCGGCAACCAGAGAGGACTCCTGGCTCGTCTCGTCATCCTGCTCATCGGAGAAGGATGATGTTTCGTGATAATCGGTTTCATGGGGGGCAGCATCTGAATTGAAACTTTTTGCCGCCAGTCGTTTGAGTTCATGACTGTCGGCCGGAACTTCGGTGTTCCAGTCGACCGCCGGTATTTCTGGTTTGCTCTCCTTCGCCGGCAAAGCGTCTTCTCGGTTTTCCGGCTTTTCTCCGGAAAGGTCGCCGAAGTCGAATTCATTTGCTTGCGGCGGCGGGGGCTCCGGCATGGGGGGAAGAGGGTCAAAAGCGCCGTCATTGATCAGGTCGGCGGTAGTGGCTATTTCCAGCTCCTGATTTTCGACCTCATGGACTCGCTCCATCCGTTCATCTTCATCTTTCTTGTCATCCGGGCGGGCAAGATCAAGGAAATTGGGGGAGGAAGGCCCCTTTGTTTCCGTGACGACAAAATCCAGTTCATCTTCTTTTTCATCTATGGCGGCTTGCCCATCGGTTTGATATTGCTGCTGTTGCAAAGATGCGCCGCACTTTTTGCAGAATTGCGCTCCATCGAAAGCGTTTTCTGCCTGGCAATTCGGACAGATCTTCAACTTGGACTCCATAAAATAAATATAAATTATTTAATCTAATTATCGTCCATAAGCGTCAATTCTTTAGATTATGATCGGGCTAAGATTTTGGAGGATAATAATCAAGGAGGTTTTTTTATAAATAGGGCTTGACAGTCTCAATTCTTTGAGGTATAATCGCTTATTAAAAAAATAAAAGTCACTTGTGAGGAGGAATAAATCGTATGCTCGGGCGTCAGATTCGCTTATTCTTAACTTCGTTAATGATCTTAGTATCTGTTCTCTTTGTCGGATGTGACCAGCCGGATGATGTTGTTGCTCCCGTATCGGCGACGAAAATTTATTTATCGCCGGTTCAGCTTCCCAGCACCCCTTCCGGTTTCATATATGAATTTTGGGCTAAGGACACCGCCGGAACGGCCTATTCGATTGGCAAGTTTCAGTGGGACAGCTACTTGTATCGCTTTTTAGACGGCAATTCCAATAAAATAGATTCTTTCTGGACGGTTGACTATGATGTCCTGAATTCATTCTACAGATTTTTAGAGGTTTCGGTGGAACCATACCCGGATCCTCAGCCTGATGTTCAGGGGGCCATTATTTTAAGGGATACAATCGGTGATCCGACGGTAAATCCGATACAGATGGTTTATCCCGTCGATTTTGGAATCAGCACGGTCGGTTTTTCACTGGAAACACCCACCGATAAAAATTCCGAGTCATACGATGCCAGCGGTGTCTGGTTCGCTCTTTATAACTATGATTCACTCGTCATTTCGGATACCGTAAGAGTAACCATGTCGACCAGCACCAAGGAACCTCGCCGGCTTGAACTCGACACGACATACTGGATATGTAATGAGGAAGATGCCGGGATTTGTATCGACTCCAGCGACATTACTCCCCAGGTTTTGCTTGATCCCAATTATATGATCGATGACAGGTGGAGGACTTTGGATACCACCAATCTTTTGGAGTTGGCCAACACCCTGGATACACTGGCAATTGTCTGCATTGATACTGTTATTGATTCATTCTATGTCCCGGATAGCTTGGCCATTGATACTTTCATTCATACGACCCTGGATTTTGATTTTGTTGCGCGTCCGGTAAATATCGGGACCAAAACGGACACCGTGCCTATGGTCGACCCTTGTTCCGGAGTTTCCAGAAATCTTATTATTGAGCCGTTTACCGATTATATTCATTCTTTGACTTACACGACAGTCACTCGTATTGCCAAGATTGACAGATTCCTGCCCAATTATGAAGAAGTCCCCGACCTGACCGGAACCAAGTGGCATTACAAAGGGTGGATTATTTCGCCGTATCTCCCGGCCGATTGCGATGAACTTGGCCGAATGACCAAGCCGCAGTGGACCGATTTTATCATTAATCAGATTTTCGAGCGTCCTGATGATTGGGCCATTATATCGACCGGATCATTTAAATCTTTTGCTACACATGACGACGGTAATCCGTACTCGTTAAAGCGGCGCGTGCCCAATTTCCCGGGCGAGGACTTTTTGACAAATCTGCCTTGCGGCAGGGCCGTACCTTATATATTCGCCGACAGCACGCAGCCGCGTTTCGAAACCGGCGACATTTTTATTACGCTTGAACCGGATGATTTTGACCGGAACACCAACTTCCCGTTGTTTTTATTCACGACTCGCTGGCATATTCCGCCCTATGAGCTTGTCAGCGACACCTCGACAAATCATGTGCAGACAACCAGTATGCTCAATGTAAGCGGCCGGGTCACGAACAATCCGTTCGGTTTTCCCGGAATCGATGTCGTAATCGAGAGAAAATAGATATTATAAAAAAAACCGGCATATTAAAAATATGCCGGTTTTTTTATCCCTTTTGAATCCCGAGTCAATTGTTTACGTTGAATATTTTTGTAACTTTCCGGTAAATTATATGTCAAACTGTT contains:
- a CDS encoding S9 family peptidase; this encodes MMTPNFFGGKMSYFNFIRKSVTIFSILVFFLFAGVAAAQINYGIPNKIPDIGTFMKIGYTGNPVFSSTGDILFLSSMTGVDQLYILNDKGWPYQLTVFDDGINAFALSPDGSHTIVNSSAGGSEDYQLFLVDIRSGEVSQVTFESKVRFGTVFWKDDNSGIYYRANLENSRDFMLYFHDLVTNERTKILDMPGANGILDISLDGRYMVTYNARTNIAIDLFLLDLETGEYRQITAPGEEYGYDYASIMPDNKTIYMITNKNKQGIMKVASLDTETGAISFLEPDSKWTVDEIKFSKNRRYAAWLVNEEGYSNIKIRDMEKKLPLPLPPLNGIVMSPYLDNDGRVVFQFNSPTRAPECWLWDWKMPELRKLTYSTQAGIDSRYFADPILIKYKSFDGLEIPAFLYLPPDYNGQPVPFIVDIHGGPEGQNQPTFSRHFTYLMQNGYGIFTPNVRGSSGYGLEYLNMDNYKNRLNSIKDMKAGVDYLIEKGYTKKGMIGIKGASYGGYAVLACITEYPDLFSAAIDQVGIANFVTFLQNTRDYRRSLRESEYGPLEDEEFLKTISPIHKASKIKTPLLVVHGENDPRVPVGEARQIMQAVIDNGGVVDSLIFPDEGHGISKLSNRLEFYRKMVEFFDAHLKK